The Phlebotomus papatasi isolate M1 unplaced genomic scaffold, Ppap_2.1 HiC_scaffold_639, whole genome shotgun sequence DNA window GGTTCATATTCCTTGTTAGTCATTAAATCATCAATGATTACTAACTTAGGAGAATCTTCTGATAGTCCCGGGCCAATAACTTCAGGTATTCCTTGGCACGTccttaaatttggaatttttggaagTCCTTTAATACTACCCGTTTCTGAATAACACCACAATATGAAATTAAATTCGGTTCCTGTCAATTCTGTTAAGTTTTCAAGTAAATTGTGTGCGAAAGTTGACTTCCCACATCCTGAAGGCCTGCTAGAATTATGGAAAACGGCACGGAGAATTTGATCAGCATCTTGAGATgtagaacaaatatttattacctaaatgaaataatctcttctatttatagaaaaaaatctgcagCGGAGCAAGGAAAACAgggaaaagaattaaaattaagaatatccTTCTGTGATAtacaaaagtttattttattttaaagttattataatatatatatatatatataacataCTTTCTTGATACATAtacaatatattattttttatttacacaCATTTATACATTAATAATTCATATACATATGAAATACATAATTACGtacttgcaattttttaattcatataaaATATGAGTTCTATAGGCAACTAATACCCATATGGAAGAGTGTCATAATTTGTAACACATCGCCTTTTATTGAAGGTAAAACTTACTTTTTTTGAAGATGGCCTGAAGCCATTTTAAAGCGTTTTTCTCTTCTTATGCTATCATTATATTTAACTTCTACAGAATCTGAACCCTCTACTAGATCTTTAAGAGAGTTAAAATTGACTTTCTCTTCAGTGTGTCTGTTCATTGTTATTCCTTTAAAACTACTTTATAAGAATAATTTCTTGTATGAGGATTGAATATCTTGATGGCATAAGCTTTAGGCCCAGTCGACACGTATTCTTTAATGTAAGCCCCCTCACCATATGAAGTTAACTCATTTGTTAATTCACCTAAGAATGACCCTGTTTGTAAgggatttttttctccttttggtACAACAAATATAACTGAATCGGTATCACAATACAGTGCATTTTGCCCCACTTTAGCAAGAACGTTGTATAACGCAATCCTAGCGTTGGTTGTGGTACAAATACCTACACCCAGATTTATATGCTTGGATTGTGACATACTGTCTGCTATAAATGACCATGTTATGAATACCTGATTTGGTCCACATAAGTATAAATTATGGATTTCTATTCCGGGGTTTGCTATCAATGCATTCATTTCTTCAGGTGTGTTGCAAATAGAAGTCTTTTTAAGATCTTCTCTCTGAATGAATTTCCCCCAGAGGCTGTTTAACATCAGTTTGGACAAACTGCGTAATCCTTTATTTACTGTGATGTTCTCCCCATTCAGTTGAACACCCTCTTTCTGCAAGTATTCTGCTAGGTATTGCTCTCTTGCTGAATCAGAATCGCAGTTATCGGGCCATCCACTAGcttcttgttttattttgagaaagttATCTACATAGTCTGCAAATAAACCCCTCTCTCCTGTGTTACGGTTGTACTCAACTGTATGGTACGACCATAACTCAAAGGACTCTAGAATCTGATAACCATGATTAACTGCGAGTCTAATTTCGTCAAGTGACCAATGCCCTACCAGAGAGCGTTCCTCATCACTATGGGTACATGCATCATCGGTAGATTTAAGATTACAACACTTAGCGCAAAGAGGAAACAGCAATCTGTCATCACACCTGTAGGGGAGGCAGGGTAGATAGAGACCTCGAGGAGGCAAAATACGACATTTTGCAACTCCATCATGATTTAAAATATCATTGGATTTGCGAATTTTTTAATTACTGTCGGATGACCCGTGAAGTACTTAGTATATTTATTCGCCCAAGGATAAAGCGACGTAAAGTCATAATAGAAGATTTTATCGCCAGGACGTGTTTTATAATATAACTTAAACACTTCAGTGCGTCCTCCGTAGACAGCTGATCTTAAATCAAAAACATTCTCTGTCACTTCCCGATGATTTTTGAGAGAGTCGTGAACGTAAGGGTTTTCTTAAGATAATTATTAAATTCGCATTCCCATGTTATTAGTAATCTGTACcctttttccttaattttccttGTCCTGTTCCTCGTATTTTCATAACGCTTTTGCAAAGTGTCCAAGGGGTCTTTTGAACAATTGTGCTCACGCTGTAACAGACATGTATGTCCGTGATAAAAACAACCGAAGAATTCTAAAACAGTATTGGATTGCTCATCAAAACCATCGACaataatatttgtatttttcaatttgtattcggtttttaaatttggaaaaaatttttctttcattagAATTATCCACTTTAGGCCCTATTTTACTCTGGTAATGGTTATATCGcgaattgtaattatttttaggaGTTATAGCCAAAgtgttttcttcaaaaaatttcgTCTAAATACCTTCATCACAGCATCTGCTAGTGTGATGGCTTGAATGAAAGGGTTTATCCCTGTtgtttccaaaaattgattcataaaaacTAAACAACCTGCGCGGAGTATATGTATATCTTGTCGACAATAGTTGATGAGCTCCCGTCTATTGTTGAAAATTAGATGCTTAACGCTATCATACCATtcaacaaattttgaatatttttctgaagacaTAGAGTCAATCGGATAATATTCAATTGCCGGGTAAGTTCCAATATATTTTTCGTTCTCGGGTGTATTAAATTTGTACGGATATTCACCCTTACTGCAATTTTTAAGACCAAAACTCGCGGAAAATTTTGATAAGGCCATGGGAATGAACGATATCGAATCAATAAATGTCACGTTATTCACCGTAATGCACAATATTTTTCGGCCAGCCATAATTGGCTCAATCTTAAAGTTTCTTTTACACAGTTCTTCGAGAATAAATTGTGCATCATACCCCTTAGCATTGTGGGCTATAGCGATAACGGGCCATTTACGATATTGAGTTACATAATCCACAAATTTCGCAACACAGTTAGTtgaatcattttcaaaaatgttttcaaacgGCTTGCAGTTAGGGCAGTCTGATGGCAAAGACGAGGAAGAGGAGCATTGATGGCAAACTATATTTGTTACGCAAAGGTTAGGAACGTGCGTATTAAACCCATTCCCTCTATCGAGAAATTGTGACTCAAAGTCATAAAAAACAATGCTGTAACGTTTAGAAGGCTTGCTCTTGAACTTTTGTACATAGCAGTAGTGAGGCATTTCTACATCTTTGTTACAATTAAAGCATTTGGTGGTGTTACATTTGTGGCCATTCTCAACTTTAAAAAAAGTGTCACATGTACCACATATTTTTATCATGTCACACACTCCCAAAGCTTTATGAGAATTATAACAAGAAATCCCCCTAAATTCTCTGTTACAGTCTGAACATTTCTCAACTGAATTAACAAATGGGCAAGGGGGTGACTGTTGACAATACTGACACTTCTCTAGACATTTGTGACCATGATTATATAATTCGTCACAAACATCACATTGATGATAGTACGTGAAAAACGCTTTAATATTCGATATGCAGAAGAAATGCTTTGCTTGCTCattgtaaaatatattgatattgttagaaaaatttttcTGGGTCTTAAGTGATTTGTATCTAATGCTTCCacaatctttaaaattatcataaatcGTGACCCtgtaatctttaaatttttgaacgAATTTATGGGCAAATGCTATATCATAGGTCCCTGATGATGAAGGCGATGTTGTTACTTGACTTACAATTTTTTCAGCTTCTTTTTGTAGTATCAATGTAGACCTACGCAATTTTCGTAACTCTTTTCTCCGGCCTTGAGTATCCTTGATCAGCAGCACCTGTCCAAACAATAAAGCAACTggtaaacagtttttttcaacTGCAGGATCAATGACAGACCTCCTTTTATACctaataagaataaaaatagtattagaaaatgaacatattaaaaatatttacaaaattttactttctcACGTCCTTCAGCATTGTCATATGGCTGACTTTATTCCTGCCACTTCCTGCTGTTCCATGCACAATGTTGGCGGTAATGTTCATTTGTTCAGCGATTGAGAAGGACGAATTGCTCTGGTTTATTTTTTCAAGTCTGCCCAACAAGAGCGATGGTGTTAAAGCAATTACAGGTGTAAGACAAATATAGAGAGGTTTAACTTCTGGCTTTTCGGTGACAGTTAATTCAAGAACAGCTTTATCCCCATATTCAGCTTCAGAAGATATGAACATCTATGATTTCTTGAAATGCGTCAGACAACCAATTGAAACCTGGCCCATGATCTTTAGGTCTGTTAATTTTAAAGTCGATCCCCAATTgagttaatttaaaatatgattGAATGATTTTTCCTTTCCCAGGATTGTAACCATTTGAGGCTCTTCGAATTCACGTATCTCATCATCTTCATCATCACTGCTATCCATCTTGTCTGAATTGTCATCATAATTTGAAAACTGTCCACTGAAATTTTCTTCATCATTCTCTTTTCCAGAATTGTTGTCAGGATTAtcatctaaatttttattttctacaccAGATGCATCCGTGCTATTCTCAGC harbors:
- the LOC129809340 gene encoding putative uncharacterized protein DDB_G0270496, translated to NSKPGLQRHQLEDVHQYGFGDNEATASKESSDSDDNIAISLEMRKKNNSKRNLRRIHSEEELQQDAENSTDASGVENKNLDDNPDNNSGKENDEENFSGQFSNYDDNSDKMDSSDDEDDEIREFEEPQMMFISSEAEYGDKAVLELTVTEKPEVKPLYICLTPVIALTPSLLLGRLEKINQSNSSFSIAEQMNITANIVHGTAGSGRNKVSHMTMLKD